The proteins below come from a single Bombus fervidus isolate BK054 chromosome 15, iyBomFerv1, whole genome shotgun sequence genomic window:
- the LOC139994674 gene encoding SKA complex subunit 1 isoform X3 has product MSTSYTLEEILERQCEKLQDLEIATIFVKSKDAMKEELLKMRTAVSQKCNDIEIMRQKLDEMKKQNNQCRELMLHIKAVNKKINHMKKNIPSELIHDYYETQNSLSLKSMPGEEFTPVHTVISDNREKQETPMIDCKKVLFNEPEVCLMISLIGTDEFSKIPKYIIGRQSLETVNNFINTINQILKAKYMFLSLGKAHARKQGDLNLYLHYKKQEMDICNDNSKNCVSEYVYFFTGEDYERQTKSKLDKLKLNLMIVLRHCKRLREHRIKNDVRYVILPK; this is encoded by the exons ATGTCAACCTCTTACACACTGGAAGAAATTTTGGAAAGACAATgtgaaaaattacaagatcTTGAAATTGCaacaatatttgttaaaa GCAAAGATGCAATGAAAGAAGAACTTCTTAAAATGCGTACAGCAGTCTCGCAGAAATGTAATGATATAGAAATCATGAGGCAAAAATTGGATGAAATGAAGAAGCAGAATAATCAATGTAGA GAATTAATGTTACATATCAAAGCtgtgaataaaaaaatcaatcacatgaaaaaaaatattccatcTGAGTTAATTCATGATTATTATGAAACTCAAAATTCCTTATCATTAAAAAGCATGCCGGGAGAGGAATTCACACCAGTACATACAGTAATAAGTGACAACAGAGAAAAACAAGAGACTCCAATGATAGActgtaaaaaagtattatttaaCGAACCTGAAGTTTGTCTTATGATATCTTTGATAGGCACAGATGAGTTCAGTAAAATCCCAAAGTACATTATTGGGAGACAATCTTTAGAAACagtcaataattttataaataccatcaatcaaatattaaaagcaaaatatatgtttttatcATTGGGGAAAGCTCATGCTAGAAAACAAGGCGATTTGAATCTTTATTTACACTATAAAAAACAGGAAATGGACATCTGTAATGATAATA gtAAAAATTGTGTTTCAGAATATGTATACTTTTTCACTGGTGAAGATTATGAAAGACAAACGAAATCCAAATTAGACAAACTCAAATTAAATCTAATGATAGTTCTACGACATTGCAAAAGATTAAGGGAGCACAGGATAAAAAATGATGTCcgatatgtaatattaccaaaataa
- the LOC139994674 gene encoding SKA complex subunit 1 isoform X4: MSTSYTLEEILERQCEKLQDLEIATIFVKSKDAMKEELLKMRTAVSQKCNDIEIMRQKLDEMKKQNNQCRELMLHIKAVNKKINHMKKNIPSELIHDYYETQNSLSLKSMPGEEFTPVHTVISDNREKQETPMIDCKKVLFNEPEVCLMISLIGTDEFSKIPKYIIGRQSLETVNNFINTINQILKAKYMFLSLGKAHARKQGDLNLYLHYKKQEMDICNDNKYVYFFTGEDYERQTKSKLDKLKLNLMIVLRHCKRLREHRIKNDVRYVILPK, encoded by the exons ATGTCAACCTCTTACACACTGGAAGAAATTTTGGAAAGACAATgtgaaaaattacaagatcTTGAAATTGCaacaatatttgttaaaa GCAAAGATGCAATGAAAGAAGAACTTCTTAAAATGCGTACAGCAGTCTCGCAGAAATGTAATGATATAGAAATCATGAGGCAAAAATTGGATGAAATGAAGAAGCAGAATAATCAATGTAGA GAATTAATGTTACATATCAAAGCtgtgaataaaaaaatcaatcacatgaaaaaaaatattccatcTGAGTTAATTCATGATTATTATGAAACTCAAAATTCCTTATCATTAAAAAGCATGCCGGGAGAGGAATTCACACCAGTACATACAGTAATAAGTGACAACAGAGAAAAACAAGAGACTCCAATGATAGActgtaaaaaagtattatttaaCGAACCTGAAGTTTGTCTTATGATATCTTTGATAGGCACAGATGAGTTCAGTAAAATCCCAAAGTACATTATTGGGAGACAATCTTTAGAAACagtcaataattttataaataccatcaatcaaatattaaaagcaaaatatatgtttttatcATTGGGGAAAGCTCATGCTAGAAAACAAGGCGATTTGAATCTTTATTTACACTATAAAAAACAGGAAATGGACATCTGTAATGATAATA AATATGTATACTTTTTCACTGGTGAAGATTATGAAAGACAAACGAAATCCAAATTAGACAAACTCAAATTAAATCTAATGATAGTTCTACGACATTGCAAAAGATTAAGGGAGCACAGGATAAAAAATGATGTCcgatatgtaatattaccaaaataa
- the LOC139994674 gene encoding SKA complex subunit 1 isoform X2: protein MSTSYTLEEILERQCEKLQDLEIATIFVKSKDAMKEELLKMRTAVSQKCNDIEIMRQKLDEMKKQNNQCRELMLHIKAVNKKINHMKKNIPSELIHDYYETQNSLSLKSMPGEEFTPVHTVISDNREKQETPMIDCKKVLFNEPEVCLMISLIGTDEFSKIPKYIIGRQSLETVNNFINTINQILKAKYMFLSLGKAHARKQGDLNLYLHYKKQEMDICNDNKYVYFFTGEDYERQTKSKLDKLKLNLMIVLRHCKRLREHRIKNDVRYIRFCFGRRGSVFTRNTQLIKIRLPVELFRRNEDTSLVCHERILPFSFPRNEVICSEINSIVRSTCGDKIV, encoded by the exons ATGTCAACCTCTTACACACTGGAAGAAATTTTGGAAAGACAATgtgaaaaattacaagatcTTGAAATTGCaacaatatttgttaaaa GCAAAGATGCAATGAAAGAAGAACTTCTTAAAATGCGTACAGCAGTCTCGCAGAAATGTAATGATATAGAAATCATGAGGCAAAAATTGGATGAAATGAAGAAGCAGAATAATCAATGTAGA GAATTAATGTTACATATCAAAGCtgtgaataaaaaaatcaatcacatgaaaaaaaatattccatcTGAGTTAATTCATGATTATTATGAAACTCAAAATTCCTTATCATTAAAAAGCATGCCGGGAGAGGAATTCACACCAGTACATACAGTAATAAGTGACAACAGAGAAAAACAAGAGACTCCAATGATAGActgtaaaaaagtattatttaaCGAACCTGAAGTTTGTCTTATGATATCTTTGATAGGCACAGATGAGTTCAGTAAAATCCCAAAGTACATTATTGGGAGACAATCTTTAGAAACagtcaataattttataaataccatcaatcaaatattaaaagcaaaatatatgtttttatcATTGGGGAAAGCTCATGCTAGAAAACAAGGCGATTTGAATCTTTATTTACACTATAAAAAACAGGAAATGGACATCTGTAATGATAATA AATATGTATACTTTTTCACTGGTGAAGATTATGAAAGACAAACGAAATCCAAATTAGACAAACTCAAATTAAATCTAATGATAGTTCTACGACATTGCAAAAGATTAAGGGAGCACAGGATAAAAAATGATGTCcgatat attCGCTTTTGTTTCGGTCGTCGTGGGAGCGTGTTTACCAGAAACACTCAACTCATAAAGATTAGACTCCCTGTCGAATTGTTTCGACGAAACGAAGACACAAGTTTAGTTTGCCATGAAAGAATTCTTCCCTTTTCATTTCCAAGGAACGAGGTAATCTGCTCTGAAATAAATTCGATCGTACGCTCCACTTGTGGAGATAAGATAGTCTAA
- the LOC139994674 gene encoding SKA complex subunit 1 isoform X1: MSTSYTLEEILERQCEKLQDLEIATIFVKSKDAMKEELLKMRTAVSQKCNDIEIMRQKLDEMKKQNNQCRELMLHIKAVNKKINHMKKNIPSELIHDYYETQNSLSLKSMPGEEFTPVHTVISDNREKQETPMIDCKKVLFNEPEVCLMISLIGTDEFSKIPKYIIGRQSLETVNNFINTINQILKAKYMFLSLGKAHARKQGDLNLYLHYKKQEMDICNDNSKNCVSEYVYFFTGEDYERQTKSKLDKLKLNLMIVLRHCKRLREHRIKNDVRYIRFCFGRRGSVFTRNTQLIKIRLPVELFRRNEDTSLVCHERILPFSFPRNEVICSEINSIVRSTCGDKIV; encoded by the exons ATGTCAACCTCTTACACACTGGAAGAAATTTTGGAAAGACAATgtgaaaaattacaagatcTTGAAATTGCaacaatatttgttaaaa GCAAAGATGCAATGAAAGAAGAACTTCTTAAAATGCGTACAGCAGTCTCGCAGAAATGTAATGATATAGAAATCATGAGGCAAAAATTGGATGAAATGAAGAAGCAGAATAATCAATGTAGA GAATTAATGTTACATATCAAAGCtgtgaataaaaaaatcaatcacatgaaaaaaaatattccatcTGAGTTAATTCATGATTATTATGAAACTCAAAATTCCTTATCATTAAAAAGCATGCCGGGAGAGGAATTCACACCAGTACATACAGTAATAAGTGACAACAGAGAAAAACAAGAGACTCCAATGATAGActgtaaaaaagtattatttaaCGAACCTGAAGTTTGTCTTATGATATCTTTGATAGGCACAGATGAGTTCAGTAAAATCCCAAAGTACATTATTGGGAGACAATCTTTAGAAACagtcaataattttataaataccatcaatcaaatattaaaagcaaaatatatgtttttatcATTGGGGAAAGCTCATGCTAGAAAACAAGGCGATTTGAATCTTTATTTACACTATAAAAAACAGGAAATGGACATCTGTAATGATAATA gtAAAAATTGTGTTTCAGAATATGTATACTTTTTCACTGGTGAAGATTATGAAAGACAAACGAAATCCAAATTAGACAAACTCAAATTAAATCTAATGATAGTTCTACGACATTGCAAAAGATTAAGGGAGCACAGGATAAAAAATGATGTCcgatat attCGCTTTTGTTTCGGTCGTCGTGGGAGCGTGTTTACCAGAAACACTCAACTCATAAAGATTAGACTCCCTGTCGAATTGTTTCGACGAAACGAAGACACAAGTTTAGTTTGCCATGAAAGAATTCTTCCCTTTTCATTTCCAAGGAACGAGGTAATCTGCTCTGAAATAAATTCGATCGTACGCTCCACTTGTGGAGATAAGATAGTCTAA
- the LOC139994668 gene encoding uncharacterized protein encodes MNSGRTESISTLSEHEDDFDEFEGSIIWSQEEPFSSNEILELAPDPDKQNRLKSLCRLCAGETLHPIYIYSEFGESLKLLHKINTCLSVKVKKTDPLPKQLCPTCVEKITWCNEFDVQCIRAEETLLEILKQNHSFNNARNDIQENSQENIDSCPLCVEGRMRIYEEDKESRKDVELYDSDIVLESSDEEQIPNEINIEHNEEPENESITLFCLGTKQKYLKCGACMNLYHTKETLDEHKCKPNLQCTSKPYKCDICFATFTFEERLQFHQHFHKDAKALYCEICKITFGKELKLFYHYKRYHCKDGRVSCLQCGKLFENQEGLKKHVCVDGKTRPHVCEVCSKGFCDGYTLKRHVVTHLPEKPYKCPECSKSFTQKSRLNKHIAGHSIILENSQTIWRCIRCGEVFGSCDSTDEHCKKHEEKISLIEEMQVLKLYHCEFCSSHFADMDHLKTHRESHVIEKPYSCNHCNSTFKSFAEAVLHWKEHPRIFKVLVVFLCEICDRDVKELSLLYKHKQKRHQPVPRRSEKSKEKFICELCGSIFVSIEDFQEHGKYRCSKFPCDICGSLLPTANSLNAHKRRHSGLRPYVCNICGKSYTQSSHMWTHKRFHMGVKPYACEYCDQRFTIKPDLADHTRKKHTRERPFKCDVCNKAFLTGSVFYQHRLIHRGDRRYKCHYCEKAFTRTEALNNHIKIHTGEKPHACDVCGRCFRQKGDMRKHRRTQHIAKQDTK; translated from the exons ATGAACAGCGGAAGAACGGAGTCGATTAGCACATTAAGCGAGCATGAAGATGATTTTGATGAATTCGAAGGATCAATTATTTGGTCCCAGGAGGAACCATTTTcctcgaatgaaattttagaattagCTCCAGATCCTGATAAACAAAATCGATTGAAATCTTTATGTCGTTTATGTGCTGGAGAAACTTTACATCCTATTTACATCTATTCCGAATTTGGTGAATCTTTGAAACTTTTGCATAAAATAAACACATGTTTAAGTGTTAAG GTAAAGAAAACTGATCCTCTCCCTAAACAACTTTGTCCAACATGTGTTGAAAAGATTACTTGGTGCAATGAATTTGATGTTCAGTGTATCAGAGCTGAGGAAACTCTCCTTGAAATTTTAAAGCAAAACCATTCTTTCAATAATGCTAGAAATGATATTCAAGAAAATTCTCAGGAGAATATTGATTCTTGTCCATTGTGTGTCGAAGGACGGATGAGAATTTACGAAGAAGATAAAGAGAGTAGAAAAGATGTTGAACTGTACGATAGCGATATTGTTCTTGAGAGTAGTGATGAGGAACAAATtcctaatgaaattaatattgaacACAATGAGGAACCAGAGAACGAATCTATAACTTTGTTCTGTTTGGGTACCAagcagaaatatttgaaatgcgGAGCTTGTATGAATTTGTATCATACAAAAGAGACTCTTGATGAGCATAAATGCAAACCTAATTTACAATGTACTTCCAAACCTTACAAATGTGATATATGCTTTGCAACTTTCACGTTTGAAGAACGATTGCAGTTTCATCAACATTTTCATAAAGATGCAAAAGCATTGTATTgtgaaatttgcaaaattacgTTTGGGAaggaattaaaattgttttatcacTACAAGAG aTATCATTGTAAAGATGGTAGAGTATCCTGCTTACAATGTGGAAAACTATTTGAAAATCAAGAAGGATTAAAAAAACATGTATGTGTAGATGGAAAAACAAGACCTCATGTATGCGAGGTTTGTTCCAAGGGGTTCTGTGATGGATACACTTTGAAACGCCATGTGGTAACTCATCTTCCAGAAAAGCCATACAAATGTCCAGAATGTTCAAAAAGTTTCACACAGAAATCAAGACTGAATAAACACATTGCTGGGCACAGCATCATTTTGGAAAACAGTCAAACTATTTGGAG ATGTATTCGTTGCGGTGAAGTCTTTGGAAGTTGCGATTCCACAGATGAACATTGCAAAAAACATGAGGAGAAAATTAGTCTTATAGAAGAGATGCAAGTATTGAAATTGTACCATTGTGAATTCTGTAGCAGCCACTTTGCAGATATGGATCATCTAAAAACTCACAGAGAATCTCATGTTATTGAGAAACCATACTCTTGCAACCATTGTAACTCTACATTCAAATCTTTCGCAGAGGCTGTTCTTCACTGGAAAGAGCACccaagaatatttaaagtgtTGGTAGTATTTTTGTGTGAGATTTGTGACAGAGATGTTAAGGAACTATCTTTGCTTTATAAGCATAAGCAGAAGAGACACCAACCCGTGCCTAGAAGATCAGAGAAGAGCAAAGAGAAGTTCATTTGTGAACTCTGTGGAAGTATTTTTGTGAGTATAGAAGATTTTCAAGAACATGGAAAGTACAGATGCTCCAAATTCCCATGTGATATTTGTGGTAGTCTTTTACCAACTGCAAATTCTTTGAATGCTCATAAAAGAAGACATAGTGGACTAAGACC ATATGTTTGCAATATCTGTGGTAAAAGCTACACTCAATCCAGTCATATGTGGACCCACAAAAGGTTCCACATGGGTGTAAAACCCTATGCGTGTGAATATTGTGACCAGAGATTCACAATAAAGCCAGATCTGGCAGACCACACTAGGAAAAAACATACAAGGGAAAGACCATTCAAATGTGATGTTTGCAACAAAGCTTTCTTAACTGGTTCTGTCTTCTACCAACATAGGCTAATACACAGAGGGGATCGTAGATACAAATGCCACTATTGTGAAAAAGCATTCACCAGAACAGAAGCTTTAAACAACCATATAAAGATTCACACTGGTGAAAAACCACATGCATGTGATGTTTGTGGAAGATGCTTCAGACAAAAAGGAGACATGAGAAAACACAGGCGAACACAACATATTGCCAAACAAGACACAAAATAG